TTTGCCGGTGATGAAACGGAGAACGTCATCATCACTGCTGGCGGCGAAGTCCGGTTTCCAGCCGAGGCCGAACAAGGTCTGCACACCCTGCTCGATGGCGGCACTGTGACTGCGGCGAGTTTCGTTGGTCAGGACGATAGCGCGGCGATTGAAACACTTGGCAAGCTCCATGCGTTTGGTCTGATCATTCCTGTTTGATCTGCCCCTCACGTACGCCTTGTTATAATTCAAAACCTCTGCCTGCCTTGTCCGGGACATGGTTAAAACAGTAGATGCGCCCCTTTGTGGTGGCCCGACCTGTTCGGGCCACCGAATTTTTCGCGGGTTGGCATGCGTTTTCGGTCTGGAACCATAACTGTTTCCCTTGCAGCAGTCTTTGCTGTCCTTTGGCTGATGTGGCCGTCGACCATCAATCCGGTCTACTGGGACGAGCCGGAAGCTCCTGCCATGACAGGTCCGCTCGCCCCCAATACCGCCTTGGGGTCGGCCCAGTTCTACGATCTCGGCGCAAGCGGAACGGCCCACAGCGTCGCGCTGGGCGAGAATGGTGAGATCTATTCCGGCAATGCTTCCGGCAAAATCGTCAGGATCGAATCGCCCGGCATGACGCCGACAGTGATCGCTGAACTCGATGACCTGCCGATTTCTGGTCTGGCCTGGATTGGTTCCAGCACGCTTGGTGCGACGACGTCAGACGGGTTGTTCGCGGTCAACGTCATCTCCGGCGACGCGACCCGCGTAAGTGTCGGCGTGCCGGGTTACCCATTCGGCTTTGCCAATGACCTTGCCATCACCAGACAAGGCGAGATCTACTTCACCGACTCGTCAGTATTGCACGATGAAGGCACCCCTGACGGGGATCACGTGCTGGACATGCTCGAGAACCGCCCACACGGCGCGCTATATGTCTGGGATCCGCGCACGCACCAGACCCGGCTTGCGGCTGACCGCCTCTACTATCCTAACGGAATCGCCCTCGCCTCTGACGGCCTCTCGATCTATGTCTCGGAAACCTTCCGTTATCGGATACTGCGGCACTGGATCGATGGCCCGCGACGCGGTGAGACTGAAGTTTTTGCCGGCAATCTGCCCGGCCTGCCCGACGGGCTGGCGACCGATAATTCCGGCCACCTGTTCGTCGCCCTTCCCGCCGGACGCAGCTCGGCCTTGCGGACAATCAGGACACGCCCGTGGCTCGCACGGATCGTTTCGCGACTGCCAGCCTGGGCACGGCCTGATGGCGGCTCGGCGAGGCCATTCATCGCCGTTCTTGACGAGCAAAACGCCGAAATCATCGCGTCGTTCCATGATCCCGAGAACCGGCTTTGCCATGTCTCGAACATGGTCCTGACCGAGGACCAGGACCTCTGGTTCGGGTCATCCGATTGCAGCTATATCGCCTGGCTTCCACAGGCCGCCGTACAGGCTGGGTTGCAAGCCCCCGGCACGACGGGTTTCGTCGCCGGCGACTGACCTGGCCATCGGGGACGGGTCAGGGCGAAGGTCCGCAAACCTGATCGGATCAGGCCAGCAACGCCTCGGCCTGCTCGACAATCGCCGCTGAGGTGATCCCGAAATGTGCGTACAGGTCCTCGGCCGGCGCGCTTGCACCGAAACCCGTCATTCCGACAAATCCGCCCTTGCGGCCGATCACCTGATCCCAGCCAAAGCGCAGCGCCGCCTCACAGGCAACCACTGGAATGCCGGCGGGGAAAAGCTCATCGAGATAGGCGTCGCCCTGCTCAAGCAGGAGATCCAGGCACGGGGCTGACACCACACGCACTTTGCGGCCCTGGGCGCGCAAGGTCCGGGCCGCCTCGACAGCCAGACAGACTTCCGATCCGGTTGCGACCAGGACAATGTCCGGCGAACCGACATCATCGGACAGAGTATAGGCGCCGCTGGCAGACAGGTTGGTGCTGCCGTCATCACTGCGCAGGAACGGCAGTTTCTGGCGCGACAGGGCGAGCACGGAGGGGCCGTCGATCCGGCGCAGTGCCAAGTCCCATGCCTCGGCCGTCTCGAGCGCATCAGCCGGACGGAAGACATGCATGTTCGGGATGGCCCGCAGCGAGGCCAGTGTTTCAACCGGCTGATGGGTCGGGCCGTCTTCACCCAGACCGATC
The window above is part of the Maricaulis maris MCS10 genome. Proteins encoded here:
- a CDS encoding SMP-30/gluconolactonase/LRE family protein, whose protein sequence is MWPSTINPVYWDEPEAPAMTGPLAPNTALGSAQFYDLGASGTAHSVALGENGEIYSGNASGKIVRIESPGMTPTVIAELDDLPISGLAWIGSSTLGATTSDGLFAVNVISGDATRVSVGVPGYPFGFANDLAITRQGEIYFTDSSVLHDEGTPDGDHVLDMLENRPHGALYVWDPRTHQTRLAADRLYYPNGIALASDGLSIYVSETFRYRILRHWIDGPRRGETEVFAGNLPGLPDGLATDNSGHLFVALPAGRSSALRTIRTRPWLARIVSRLPAWARPDGGSARPFIAVLDEQNAEIIASFHDPENRLCHVSNMVLTEDQDLWFGSSDCSYIAWLPQAAVQAGLQAPGTTGFVAGD